In Podospora pseudoanserina strain CBS 124.78 chromosome 5, whole genome shotgun sequence, a single window of DNA contains:
- the NOP9 gene encoding Nucleolar protein 9 (BUSCO:EOG09261BPJ; EggNog:ENOG503NV20; COG:A) — protein MGKNRKSKRQLIRDEKRAKKRGHENAEEEVRDAKRQRRTDGDEEHNADFIPLDGGNGDIPGFVIDTVGDKHRAHKHEGGEVEAEINGHGGDGGGGGGPGSFEREFFGMLAEEEQEYFRHADELLELNDFPSEEEKTIFLANVYKEAKGKELKLASSQSCSRLMERLILLSNTKQKKSMFDAFSGHFISLVTHRFASHCCEKLFLQSAPVVTQELAGEVPEEVPVEGQEEEELTENQKMSMEDLFLLTLDEFEEHLSFLLSDRYGSHALRVLLLVLAGRPLNQAGVKSLLQGKSKEYVTVEGAAANASELISQTRTVPSSFTAAIQKIIVDSTANLDGAALRVLAKHPTGNPTLQLLLDLELSMAPKGKKKAKKGEEEERQEEPVKETLLEKLVPGAPASFAEETSPACEFVNSMVYDPIGSRLLETLITHCPGKVFKGLHAHIFGPRIQSFLRNDIASYPAIKVLNRLSKEDLADAVEKSLPEFGALLEKGRLNVVKTYFERCHVRNATPQLDQLLQALTKACNNNWKHIVPKLCPLEEENEEDKSKEKKFQPAEVKNKTALLSHGCQIVSTLLSIPGNPAKAMQTSLLALPADKILRMATLNAHTASVVTKALSTPPQLPHFHKLFVAAMLPNIIDMALTHHGNPIVCSIITMASKGDKDVPVVPFHLKENVMAKLEQRESQLRESWLGRNVWRSWKGDLWSNRRHDWVRWAKETNPEELRLAAAAGGAKTLEKQEEALKKRTEALQEEAFPEEMEEDQPEESEPVKVKKEKKEKKEKKEKKEKKEKKEKKEKKEKKPKVEEDAMEIDG, from the coding sequence ATGGGCAAAAACAGAAAGTCCAAGCGCCAATTGATTCGTGACGAAAAACGTGCCAAGAAGCGCGGCCACGAGAACGCCGAAGAGGAAGTCCGTGATGCGAAACGCCAGCGCCGCACCGACGGCGACGAAGAGCACAACGCCGATTTCATCCCCCTCGACGGCGGCAATGGAGATATCCCCGGGTTCGTGATTGACACCGTCGGAGACAAGCACAGGGCTCATAAACatgaagggggagaggtagAGGCAGAGATCAACGGCCatggcggtgacggtggcggtggcggtggtccGGGAAGCTTCGAAAGGGAATTCTTTGGCATgctcgccgaggaggagcaggaatATTTCCGACACGCCGACGAATTACTCGAGTTGAACGATTTCCCatccgaggaggagaagaccaTCTTCTTGGCGAATGTCTacaaggaggccaagggcaaggagtTGAAGCTGGCCAGCTCGCAGTCTTGCTCGAGGctgatggagaggttgattcTGCTGTCGAATAcgaagcagaagaagagcatgTTTGATGCGTTTTCGGGGCACTTCATCAGTCTAGTCACGCACAGATTTGCGAGCCATTGCTGTGAGAAGCTGTTTTTGCAGAGCgcgccggtggtgacgcAAGAgttggctggggaggtgCCTGAGGAGGTGCCGGTGGAGggtcaggaagaggaggagttgaccGAGAACCAGAAGATGAGCATGGAGGATCTGTTTCTATTGACACTGGATGAGTTTGAGGAGCACCTTTCGTTCTTGCTGTCGGATCGATATGGGTCGCACGCCCTGCGTGTGCTGCTATTGGTTTTGGCCGGGAGACCTCTGAATCAGGCTGGTGTCAAGTCATTGCTGCAGGGCAAGAGCAAGGAGTATGTTACAGTCGAAGGTGCTGCGGCTAACGCGAGCGAGCTCATTTCACAGACAAGGACTGTTCCGTCCTCATTTACTGCCGCTATCCAGAAGATTATCGTCGATTCGACAGCAAACCTGGATGGAGCCGCCCTGAGAGTCCTGGCCAAGCACCCTACTGGAAATCCGACTTTGCAACTTTTGTTGGACTTGGAGCTCTCCATGGCGCcaaagggcaagaagaaggcgaagaagggcgaagaggaggagaggcaggaaGAGCCAGTCAAGGAGACACTACTCGAGAAGCTTGTGCCCGGCGCGCCGGCATCGTTCGCCGAGGAGACCTCGCCGGCATGCGAATTCGTCAACAGCATGGTCTACGACCCAATCGGATCCAGACTTCTCGAGACGCTCATCACCCACTGCCCAGGCAAAGTCTTCAAGGGCCTGCACGCTCACATCTTTGGGCCACGGATCCAGAGTTTCCTCAGAAACGACATTGCCTCGTACCCAGCCATCAAGGTCCTCAACCGTCTCAGCAAGGAAGATTTGGCCGATGCTGTTGAGAAGTCCCTCCCCGAGTTCGGGGCTCTTCTTGAGAAGGGGCGCCTCAATGTGGTCAAGACGTACTTTGAGCGCTGCCATGTTCGTAACGCGACTCCACAACTCGACCAGCTTCTTCAAGCGCTGACCAAGGCCTGCAACAACAACTGGAAGCACATCGTACCCAAGCTGTGCCCTCTTGAGGAAGAGAACGAGGAGGACAAGTCCAAAGAGAAGAAATTCCAGCctgccgaggtcaagaacaagactGCTCTCCTGTCGCATGGTTGCCAGATCGTCAGCACTCTGCTTTCCATCCCAGGGAACCCTGCCAAGGCGATGCAAACCTCTCTCTTGGCACTCCCAGCTGACAAGATTCTGCGCATGGCAACCTTGAATGCTCACACTGCCAGCGTCGTCACCAAGGCTCTCAGCACGCCACCTCAGCTCCCTCACTTCCACAAGTTGTTTGTCGCCGCCATGCTGCCCAACATCATCGATATGGCCCTGACTCATCACGGCAACCCCATCGTCtgctccatcatcacaatgGCCTCCAAGGGTGACAAGGACGTGCCGGTGGTGCCTTTCCACCTGAAGGAGAATGTTATGGCTAAGCTCGAGCAGCGTGAGTCACAGCTGAGGGAGAGCTGGCTGGGGCGAAATGTGTGGAGGTCGTGGAAGGGTGATCTGTGGTCTAATCGCCGGCATGATTGGGTGAGGTGGGCAAAGGAGACGAATCCGGAGGAGTTGCGGctggctgccgctgctggggGCGCCAAGACtctggagaagcaggaggaggcgctCAAGAAGAGGACTGAAGCGCTACAAGAGGAGGCTTTCCCTGAGGAAATGGAAGAGGACCAACCAGAAGAGTCGGAGCCGGTGAAggtgaaaaaggaaaagaaagaaaagaaggagaagaaggaaaagaaggagaagaaggaaaagaaggagaagaaggaaaagaaggagaagaagccaaaagtAGAGGAGGACGCGATGGAGATTGATGGTTGA
- a CDS encoding hypothetical protein (COG:S; EggNog:ENOG503NZQX), with translation MPPKTVIAFDLYGTVLSTASISSSLSSVLSLPAEKAGELAGLWRRYQLEYTWRCNSMGRYTDFETITRSSLKHVIPEITAAQTDTVMASYNNLSVFPEVPDALATMAENGRLVEGYVFSNGTEQMMGASVNRSSDLWSFGPVFKGLVSVEGVRRYKPDAGVYEYLVGQVGRTEKKGVWLVSGNPFDVLGAKAAGLRACWVDREGGGVEGSAWGRVGGGGAGFGC, from the coding sequence ATGCCCCCCAAAACCGTCATCGCCTTCGACCTCTACGGCACCGTCCTCTCCACCGCGTCcatttcttcctctctctcgTCAGTGTTATCCCTCCCGGCAGAAAAAGCAGGAGAGCTGGCTGGGTTGTGGCGGCGGTATCAACTGGAGTACACCTGGCGGTGTAATTCGATGGGGAGGTACACCGACTTCGAGACCATCAcccgctcctccctcaaacaCGTCATCCCTGAGATCACGGCTGCCCAGACCGACACTGTCATGGCAAGTTACAATAACCTGTCGGTGTTTCCTGAGGTTCCGGACGCGCTGGCGACGATGGCGGAGAATGGGAGGCTTGTTGAGGGGTATGTCTTTTCCAACGGGACAGAGCAAATGATGGGTGCGAGCGTGAATAGGAGTTCGGATTTGTGGAGTTTTGGGCCGGTGTTTAAGGGGTTGGTTAGCGTGGAGGGGGTGCGGAGGTATAAGCCTGATGCAGGGGTTTATGAGTATCTGGTTGGGCAGGTTGGGCGGAcagagaaaaagggggtttggttggtgagTGGAAATCCGTTTGATGTGCTTGGGGCGAAGGCTGCGGGGTTGAGGGCTTGTTGGGTTGAtcgggagggtgggggggtggagggatcagcttggggaagggttgggggtggaggggccgGATTTGGTTGTtag